A genome region from Baekduia alba includes the following:
- the scpB gene encoding SMC-Scp complex subunit ScpB, which yields MSELARTVEALLFLSAEPVTEVELIAACECSEEDFVEALAELQEAFAPGARGLELRELAGGWTLATAADTENAARRLLSKPRTPPLSPAQAETLAIIAYLQPVSRPEITRIRGVSADSAAGTLLERGLIEESGRSPFGAVLYRTTPLFLKLFGMASLDDLPDVEEWDPSPEEEADLRERLLRAGEARAGSSPTTQQMGEDGEPIGLDAAAEAANEAALVADAEEGDAADPAAEGLTPAADAEAEAAEPLAPEAAPVVDVAPAEAVAEAGDAEPDGDDEPDGDDDEPPAAA from the coding sequence GTGAGCGAGCTCGCGCGCACCGTCGAGGCGCTCCTCTTCCTCTCGGCCGAGCCGGTCACCGAGGTCGAGCTGATCGCCGCGTGCGAGTGCTCCGAGGAGGACTTCGTCGAGGCGCTGGCCGAGTTGCAGGAGGCGTTCGCGCCAGGCGCCCGCGGGCTGGAGCTGCGCGAGCTGGCCGGCGGCTGGACGCTTGCGACGGCGGCGGACACCGAGAACGCCGCGCGGCGGCTGCTGTCCAAGCCGCGGACGCCGCCGCTGTCGCCCGCCCAGGCCGAGACGCTGGCGATCATCGCCTACCTGCAGCCGGTGTCACGCCCGGAGATCACCCGCATCCGCGGTGTCAGCGCCGACAGCGCCGCCGGGACGCTGCTGGAGCGCGGCCTGATCGAGGAGTCCGGCCGCTCGCCCTTCGGCGCCGTGCTGTACCGGACGACGCCGCTGTTCCTGAAGCTCTTCGGCATGGCCTCGCTCGACGATCTGCCCGACGTCGAGGAGTGGGATCCCTCACCGGAGGAGGAGGCCGACCTCCGCGAGCGCCTGCTGCGCGCCGGCGAGGCCCGCGCCGGCTCGTCGCCGACGACCCAGCAGATGGGGGAGGACGGCGAGCCGATCGGCCTCGACGCCGCGGCCGAGGCCGCCAACGAGGCCGCGCTGGTGGCCGACGCCGAGGAGGGCGACGCCGCGGACCCGGCCGCCGAGGGCCTGACGCCCGCGGCGGACGCCGAGGCGGAGGCGGCGGAGCCGCTCGCGCCCGAGGCGGCGCCGGTGGTCGACGTCGCGCCGGCCGAGGCCGTCGCCGAGGCCGGTGACGCCGAGCCGGACGGCGACGACGAGCCGGACGGCGACGACGACGAGCCGCCCGCGGCGGCTTAG
- a CDS encoding ankyrin repeat domain-containing protein — protein MTPSLPAAPSLEQLRRQAKELARAHARGDAAALERAAAHRADPKKPLKLAGAQHVLAREYGFASWPRMRAYVERASLYGEGLEHAFHESVDYYEGRADGLLASAQDGTPEATMRFEAERAELTPAGARAIVAHRHGFETWSALKRHVVALREDGDPFRRAYEAIEAGADGSLRQLLERFPELARANGTNGNALINMASDVGSLKVLIAAGADVAHPNAHGWTPLHQAAYSDRVDLAEVLLAAGAPADVSARGAGGTPLVVALFWGHRAVVEVLLAAGRWPDNLRVGAGTGDLDRIAELVGEDGIVSDAAGALRGFYRPHGGFPAWTPVDDPQEIVDEALSWAARADRVEAVELLVARGARVEADVYRGTALTWAAAQGRVAAVRTLVALGADVDQRATFGGPSHGQRVTALQIAAQAGRRDVVETLLELGADPTLRDALYDGPASGWAAQGGNADLAALLREREAAAG, from the coding sequence ATGACCCCGTCCCTGCCCGCCGCGCCGAGCCTGGAGCAGCTGCGCCGCCAGGCCAAGGAGCTCGCCCGCGCCCATGCGCGCGGCGACGCCGCCGCCCTGGAGCGCGCGGCCGCGCACCGCGCCGACCCGAAGAAGCCGTTGAAGCTCGCGGGCGCTCAGCACGTCCTGGCGCGCGAGTACGGCTTCGCGTCCTGGCCGCGGATGCGCGCCTACGTCGAGCGTGCGTCGCTCTACGGCGAAGGGCTGGAGCACGCGTTCCACGAGTCCGTCGACTACTACGAGGGACGCGCCGACGGGCTGCTGGCCAGCGCGCAGGACGGAACGCCGGAGGCGACCATGCGCTTCGAGGCCGAGCGCGCGGAGCTGACGCCGGCGGGCGCGCGGGCGATCGTCGCGCACCGGCACGGGTTCGAGACGTGGTCGGCGCTCAAGCGCCATGTCGTGGCGCTGCGCGAGGACGGCGACCCGTTCCGGCGCGCCTACGAGGCGATCGAGGCGGGCGCCGACGGGTCGCTGCGCCAGCTGCTGGAGCGCTTCCCGGAGCTGGCGCGGGCCAACGGGACCAACGGCAACGCGTTGATCAACATGGCCTCCGACGTCGGCTCGCTGAAGGTGCTGATCGCCGCGGGCGCCGACGTCGCGCATCCCAACGCGCACGGCTGGACGCCGCTGCACCAGGCCGCCTACTCCGACCGCGTGGACCTGGCCGAGGTGCTGCTGGCGGCCGGCGCGCCGGCGGACGTGAGCGCGCGCGGGGCCGGCGGGACGCCGCTGGTGGTCGCGCTGTTCTGGGGCCACCGCGCGGTCGTCGAGGTGCTGCTGGCGGCCGGGCGCTGGCCGGACAACCTGCGCGTCGGGGCGGGGACGGGCGACCTGGACCGGATCGCCGAGCTGGTCGGCGAGGACGGGATCGTCAGCGACGCGGCGGGCGCGCTGCGCGGCTTCTACCGGCCGCACGGCGGGTTCCCGGCGTGGACGCCCGTCGACGACCCGCAGGAGATCGTCGACGAGGCGCTGTCGTGGGCGGCGCGGGCCGACCGGGTCGAGGCGGTCGAGCTGCTGGTGGCGCGCGGCGCGCGGGTCGAGGCCGACGTCTACCGCGGCACGGCGCTCACGTGGGCCGCGGCGCAGGGGCGCGTCGCCGCGGTGCGCACGCTCGTCGCGCTGGGCGCCGACGTCGACCAGCGGGCGACCTTCGGCGGCCCCTCGCACGGCCAGCGCGTGACCGCGCTGCAGATCGCCGCGCAGGCCGGCCGGCGCGACGTGGTCGAGACGCTGCTGGAGCTGGGCGCCGACCCGACCCTGCGCGACGCGCTCTACGACGGCCCGGCGTCCGGCTGGGCCGCGCAGGGCGGCAACGCCGACCTCGCCGCGCTGCTGCGCGAGCGCGAGGCCGCGGCGGGCTAA
- the rlmN gene encoding 23S rRNA (adenine(2503)-C(2))-methyltransferase RlmN, giving the protein MDLELLDSTLADLGQPAFRAKQVWEWTARGVAGYDAMTNVPADVRAALTERVPFSTLDVTNEAHSKDGTIKALFNTRKDGRPVEAVLMRYRDGRRSLCLSSQSGCPLTCTFCATGAMKFGRNLTASEILDQALHFRRIEAVDHVVFMGMGEPMMNLDNVLDACRRLPDVGISHRRTAISTVGWAPGIERLAESDMPIRLALSLHAADEALRSQIMPVNDRYPLSQVLAACEKFYKNKKRMVFIEYVMLKGVNDSYAQAVQLAKVLDPKKYKINLIPYNPTGTYDGSGREAIAAFKAALEEHGIGATVRLTRGQDIDAACGQLAAKALAQAS; this is encoded by the coding sequence ATGGACCTCGAGCTCCTCGACAGCACCCTCGCCGACCTCGGCCAGCCCGCCTTCCGCGCCAAGCAGGTGTGGGAGTGGACCGCGCGCGGCGTCGCGGGCTACGACGCGATGACCAACGTGCCGGCCGACGTCCGGGCCGCGCTGACCGAGCGGGTGCCGTTCTCGACGCTGGACGTCACGAACGAGGCGCACTCCAAGGACGGCACGATCAAGGCGCTGTTCAACACGCGCAAGGACGGCCGGCCGGTCGAGGCCGTGCTGATGCGCTACCGCGACGGGCGGCGCTCGCTGTGCCTGTCGTCGCAGTCGGGCTGCCCGCTGACGTGCACGTTCTGCGCGACCGGCGCGATGAAGTTCGGCCGCAACCTGACCGCGAGCGAGATCCTCGACCAGGCGCTGCACTTCCGGCGCATCGAGGCGGTCGACCACGTCGTCTTCATGGGCATGGGCGAGCCGATGATGAACCTCGACAACGTGCTCGACGCCTGCCGCAGGCTGCCCGACGTCGGCATCTCGCACCGGCGCACCGCGATCTCGACGGTCGGCTGGGCGCCGGGCATCGAGCGCCTCGCCGAGAGCGACATGCCGATCCGGCTGGCGCTGTCGCTGCACGCGGCCGACGAGGCGCTGCGGTCCCAGATCATGCCGGTCAACGACCGCTACCCGCTCTCGCAGGTCCTCGCGGCGTGCGAGAAGTTCTATAAGAACAAGAAGCGCATGGTCTTCATCGAGTACGTGATGCTCAAGGGCGTCAATGACTCCTACGCCCAGGCCGTGCAGCTGGCCAAGGTGCTCGATCCCAAGAAGTACAAGATCAACCTGATCCCCTACAACCCGACCGGGACCTACGACGGCTCGGGGCGCGAGGCGATCGCGGCGTTCAAGGCCGCGCTCGAAGAGCACGGCATCGGCGCGACCGTGCGGCTGACGCGCGGGCAGGACATCGACGCCGCGTGCGGCCAGCTGGCCGCCAAGGCCCTGGCGCAGGCGTCCTGA
- a CDS encoding pseudouridine synthase, with the protein MRLAKYLAHAGVASRRAAEAIIADGRVRIGGDVVTDPARDVDGTVPVSVDGNAVAIGDDKTVWIVHKPRGVVSTAKDTHDRPTVVDMVDAPGTRLYPVGRLDADTTGLILLTDDGDLANRLTHPRYEVPKVYVASVGRGGIAVPDQALRRLREGVQLDDGRTAPAGVRQLKPGVLEITLREGRKRQIKRMCTEVGHPVHRLQRVAFGPLRLGDLREGKVRRLTPAEVQRLRDAAAPPDRASG; encoded by the coding sequence ATGCGCCTCGCGAAGTACCTCGCTCACGCCGGCGTCGCCTCCCGCCGCGCCGCGGAGGCGATCATCGCCGACGGGCGCGTCAGGATCGGCGGCGACGTCGTCACCGACCCCGCCCGCGACGTCGACGGCACCGTGCCCGTCAGCGTCGACGGCAACGCCGTCGCGATCGGCGACGACAAGACGGTCTGGATCGTCCACAAGCCCCGCGGCGTCGTGTCGACGGCCAAGGACACGCACGACCGGCCCACGGTGGTGGACATGGTCGACGCGCCCGGCACGCGGCTCTATCCCGTCGGCCGCCTCGACGCCGACACGACCGGGTTGATCCTGCTGACCGACGACGGCGACCTCGCCAACCGCCTCACGCACCCGCGCTACGAGGTCCCGAAGGTCTACGTCGCCAGCGTCGGCCGCGGCGGGATCGCGGTGCCCGACCAGGCGCTCCGGCGCCTGCGCGAAGGCGTACAACTCGATGACGGGCGCACCGCGCCGGCCGGGGTGCGCCAGCTCAAGCCGGGCGTCCTGGAGATCACGCTGCGCGAGGGCCGCAAGCGGCAGATCAAGCGCATGTGCACCGAGGTCGGCCATCCGGTCCACCGGCTCCAGCGCGTCGCGTTCGGGCCCCTGCGCCTCGGCGACCTGCGCGAGGGCAAGGTGCGGCGGCTCACCCCCGCGGAGGTCCAGCGCCTGCGCGACGCAGCGGCACCACCTGACCGCGCATCGGGCTGA
- a CDS encoding GGDEF domain-containing protein, whose protein sequence is MAPPAARRVLVLGLLAGCLALLPFLRDDLGASRAFLPLCLSAAVVCDLVTAALLAAHFLSRGSAQLLGLACAYLAAGLLAVVHLLIAPGALTDAGVLSAGGQAPAWLWAIAHGALPIGLAAALWGGPATVRRRLAGPTARRARALTLAFATVACAAALLTWVIVSLGSDLPTIVEDGRLSDLGVLAGPLVVGLDLLALVVVARRGRRSAVERRLLIVVACLLAATALTLATLERSTVGWYASSLLDLVASALLLALLIGGVSRLGALGTVADHRAGAADALTGVKTRAATLVAAEQLHRSRADGAPLGVALIDVDGLKAIGDRHGPLAADAVLMSVAGRLRGLVRDADVLGRAGDEGFLIVLPDTDVDGVTLAIDRAIAAIREQRVGTWAHDVRTTASAGIAMVGRGDEAIAEALVAADLALNQAKAHGRDQVVSPMRGQVVPLRRAGAGPPRG, encoded by the coding sequence ATGGCGCCCCCCGCCGCTCGTCGCGTGCTCGTGCTCGGCCTGCTCGCCGGCTGCCTCGCGCTGCTTCCGTTCCTGCGCGACGACCTCGGCGCGAGCCGCGCGTTCCTGCCGCTGTGCCTGTCGGCGGCCGTCGTCTGCGACCTCGTGACCGCCGCGCTCCTGGCCGCGCACTTCCTGAGCCGCGGCTCAGCCCAGCTGCTCGGGCTGGCGTGCGCCTACCTCGCCGCGGGGCTGCTGGCGGTCGTCCACCTGCTGATCGCGCCTGGCGCGCTGACCGACGCCGGCGTCCTGAGCGCCGGCGGCCAGGCGCCGGCGTGGCTGTGGGCGATCGCGCACGGCGCGCTGCCGATCGGGCTCGCCGCGGCGCTGTGGGGCGGCCCCGCGACGGTCCGGCGCCGGCTGGCCGGGCCGACCGCCCGGCGCGCCCGCGCGCTCACGCTCGCCTTCGCGACCGTGGCTTGCGCCGCCGCGCTGCTGACCTGGGTGATCGTGTCCCTGGGCTCGGACCTGCCGACGATCGTCGAGGACGGCAGGCTCTCGGACCTCGGCGTGCTCGCCGGCCCGCTGGTCGTCGGCCTGGACCTCCTCGCGCTCGTCGTCGTCGCGCGTCGCGGCCGGCGCAGCGCGGTCGAGCGCCGCCTGCTGATCGTCGTGGCCTGCCTGTTGGCGGCGACCGCGCTGACGCTGGCGACGCTCGAGCGCTCGACCGTCGGCTGGTACGCGTCGTCGCTGCTGGACCTCGTCGCGTCCGCTCTGCTGCTCGCGCTGCTGATCGGCGGCGTGAGCCGGCTCGGCGCGCTCGGCACGGTCGCCGACCACCGCGCCGGCGCCGCCGACGCGCTGACCGGCGTCAAGACGCGCGCGGCGACGCTCGTCGCCGCCGAGCAGCTGCACCGCTCCCGCGCGGACGGCGCGCCGCTGGGCGTCGCGCTCATCGACGTCGACGGCCTCAAGGCGATCGGCGACCGGCACGGGCCGCTGGCGGCCGACGCGGTCCTGATGTCGGTGGCCGGACGGCTGCGCGGGCTGGTGCGCGACGCCGACGTCCTCGGCCGTGCCGGCGACGAGGGCTTCCTGATCGTCCTGCCCGACACCGACGTCGACGGCGTCACGCTGGCGATCGACCGCGCGATCGCGGCGATCCGCGAGCAGCGAGTCGGCACCTGGGCCCACGACGTCCGGACGACGGCGTCGGCCGGGATCGCGATGGTCGGCCGCGGCGACGAGGCGATCGCCGAGGCGCTCGTCGCCGCCGACCTCGCGCTCAACCAGGCCAAGGCGCACGGGCGCGACCAGGTGGTCAGCCCGATGCGCGGTCAGGTGGTGCCGCTGCGTCGCGCAGGCGCTGGACCTCCGCGGGGGTGA
- the aroH gene encoding chorismate mutase, whose translation MIPRRMRLFALRGAITVDRNTSEAILGATEWLMREIMKRNDLVPEDVVSCLFTLTEDLDAEFPAVAARQLGFGHVPLMCAREVPVPGSLPRVIRVMMHYYAADEHEAKHVYLGDARKLRLDLESAQ comes from the coding sequence ATGATCCCGCGCCGAATGCGGCTGTTTGCTCTACGCGGCGCCATCACCGTCGATCGGAACACGTCCGAGGCCATCCTCGGCGCGACTGAGTGGCTGATGCGCGAGATCATGAAGCGCAACGACCTCGTGCCGGAGGACGTCGTCAGCTGCCTGTTCACGCTGACCGAGGACCTCGACGCCGAGTTCCCGGCCGTCGCGGCGCGCCAGCTGGGCTTCGGCCACGTGCCGCTGATGTGCGCCCGCGAGGTCCCGGTCCCGGGCTCGCTGCCGCGCGTGATCCGCGTGATGATGCACTACTACGCGGCCGACGAGCACGAGGCCAAGCACGTGTACCTGGGCGACGCCCGCAAGCTGCGCCTCGACCTCGAGTCCGCGCAGTAG
- a CDS encoding pyridoxal phosphate-dependent aminotransferase, producing the protein MAIEFSAAVSRIPVYPAAEAYALPEDVALLASNESPEPPLEPVIAAVAAILTGVNRYPDPTNAKLRGALSDRYGVPASRIAIGNGSCDILLAAGEALLEPGAELVYAWPAFSVYPHLAAATGATDIQVPLNDAQEHDLDAMAAEITAATRLVIVCNPNNPTSTAIPLDDIAAFLRKVPKHVCVILDEAYCEYNTLDDPDASIDLLAKHPNLVLLRTFSKVYGLCGLRVGYALCGSDVFVTAVNQVRQPFFCNAAAQAAAVESLKHGDAVAQRVERSIVARIEIEDGLGELGIRAAASQANFAWFDLPTPEGREPAEFEAEIVAGLSARGILVRAGTALGRVGALRVTYGTPQQNQRFLAGLGELLG; encoded by the coding sequence ATGGCGATCGAGTTCTCCGCGGCCGTCAGCCGCATCCCCGTCTATCCCGCTGCCGAGGCCTACGCGCTGCCCGAGGACGTCGCGCTGCTGGCGTCCAACGAGTCGCCCGAGCCGCCGCTCGAGCCCGTGATCGCCGCCGTCGCGGCGATCCTGACCGGGGTCAACCGCTATCCGGACCCGACGAACGCCAAGCTGCGCGGCGCGCTGTCGGACCGCTACGGCGTCCCGGCCTCGCGGATCGCGATCGGCAACGGCTCGTGCGACATCCTGCTCGCCGCCGGCGAGGCGCTGCTCGAGCCGGGCGCCGAGCTCGTCTACGCGTGGCCGGCGTTCAGCGTCTACCCGCACCTCGCCGCCGCCACGGGCGCGACCGACATCCAGGTGCCGCTCAACGACGCCCAGGAGCACGACCTCGACGCGATGGCCGCCGAGATCACCGCCGCCACGCGCCTGGTGATCGTGTGCAACCCCAACAACCCGACGTCGACCGCGATCCCGCTGGACGACATCGCGGCGTTCCTGCGGAAGGTCCCCAAGCACGTCTGCGTGATCCTCGACGAGGCCTACTGCGAGTACAACACGCTCGACGACCCGGACGCCTCGATCGACCTGCTGGCCAAGCACCCCAACCTGGTCCTGCTGCGCACGTTCTCCAAGGTGTACGGGTTGTGCGGGCTGCGCGTGGGCTACGCGCTCTGCGGCTCCGACGTGTTCGTCACCGCGGTCAACCAGGTCCGCCAGCCGTTCTTCTGCAACGCCGCCGCGCAGGCCGCCGCGGTCGAGTCGCTCAAGCACGGCGACGCGGTCGCCCAGCGCGTCGAGCGCTCGATCGTCGCGCGCATCGAGATCGAGGACGGCCTCGGCGAGCTCGGCATCCGGGCCGCCGCCTCCCAGGCGAACTTCGCCTGGTTCGACCTGCCGACGCCCGAGGGTCGCGAGCCCGCGGAGTTTGAGGCCGAGATCGTCGCGGGGTTGAGCGCGCGCGGGATCCTCGTGCGCGCCGGGACCGCCCTGGGCCGCGTGGGCGCGCTGCGTGTGACGTACGGCACACCGCAGCAGAACCAGCGCTTCCTGGCAGGGCTCGGCGAGCTCCTGGGCTAG